One genomic segment of Lampris incognitus isolate fLamInc1 chromosome 2, fLamInc1.hap2, whole genome shotgun sequence includes these proteins:
- the LOC130131297 gene encoding odorant receptor 131-2-like: MNFSSVDGNGSLAVTYRDTLTTAVTKNVIVVALCICINYINGTLVHTFNKHQIFNVHPRYILFIHLVINDMMQLALSSFLHVISYALYTINVSFCCLLLIVAIFATLNTPLSLAGMAVECYIAICIPLRYGQICTVKRTYVVIGLIWVLSTVSILPDLFILLATEPLEFFYSRVFCVRDYVFRSTYSLEKRDASHIVFLVLVWLTLLNIYFRILFAAKAANTDVKKARNTILLHGFQLLLCMLTYVQPMLENSLLYLFPKHILTMRFTGYIFIQILPRFVSPIVYGLRDQTFRRYLKRYLCCKVRTSTHPQIVKHRSNRAVKIP, from the exons ATGAATTTTTCATCTGTGGATGGTAATGGTTCCTTGGCTGTGACTTATCGGGACACACTCACTACAGCTGTGACCAAGAATGTGATTGTTGTGGCTCTTTGCATTTGCATCAACTACATCAATGGTACCCTGGTCCACACCTTCAACAAACACCAG ATCTTCAATGTCCATCCTCGTTACATACTCTTCATCCATCTGGTAATAAATGATATGATGCAACTGGCCCTCTCCAGCTTTCTCCATGTCATCAGCTATGCCCTATACACCATCAATGTGTCCTTCTGTTGCCTCCTACTCATTGTCGCCATCTTTGCTACCCTGAATACCCCACTAAGTTTAGCTGGTATGGCAGTGGAGTGTTACATCGCCATCTGCATCCCCCTCCGTTACGGACAGATCTGTACAGTTAAGAGAACCTATGTTGTGATTGGATTAATCTGGGTGTTAAGCACAGTCTCCATCCTACCAGATCTCTTTATCCTCCTGGCTACAGAACCTCTGGAGTTCTTCTATTCCAGAGTTTTCTGTGTCAGGGACTATGTTTTCAGGAGCACCTACAGTCTGGAGAAAAGGGATGCTTCCCACATAGTTTTTCTAGTCCTAGTTTGGCTCACTCTGTTGAATATATATTTCAGGATTCTGTTTGCTGCCAAAGCAGCAAACACAGATGTTAAGAAAGCCAGAAACACGATCCTCCTTCATGGTTTTCAGTTACTATTATGCATGCTCACTTACGTGCAGCCCATGTTAGAAAACAGCCTGCTATACTTATTCCCCAAACACATCCTGACAATGCGCTTCACCGGCTATATCTTTATTCAGATCTTGCCGCGGTTTGTTAGTCCTATTGTGTATGGGCTACGGGACCAGACCTTCAGGAGGTACTTGAAACGGTACCTTTGTTGTAAAGTGAGAACAAGTACCCACCCACAAATTGTCAAGCACCGCAGTAACAGGGCAGTGAAAATACCTTAG